The Gloeomargarita sp. SKYB120 genome has a segment encoding these proteins:
- a CDS encoding DUF3326 domain-containing protein: protein MVNQRPYTAALVIPTGIGAAVGGYAGDALPVVRALAEVVDCLITHPNVLNGAMLYWPSERVWYVEGYALDQFAAGVWGLQPVHDQRIGVVLDSGIEPDLQLRHQQVMQAAQATLGLPIAGWVQTDTPLGVTLQKATSGATWGTIAQPDSLLRAVGTLKERYRVTAVAVVARFPEVEAAQLQDYRQGRGVDPLAGAEAIISHLVVRTFQLPCAHAPAVRPLPLDPTVDPRAAAEELGYTFLPSVLVGLSRAPSYVTQRTAGSLWTDAVDAVVVPATACGGAAVLHWAAQGKRVIAVSENVSRMAVSPEALDIPAIQVASYLEAIGVVAAHKAGVDWRWCGRRYAP, encoded by the coding sequence ATGGTGAACCAACGGCCCTACACGGCGGCGCTGGTGATTCCGACCGGGATTGGGGCGGCGGTAGGGGGTTACGCCGGTGACGCGCTGCCGGTGGTGCGGGCCCTGGCTGAAGTCGTAGATTGCCTGATTACCCACCCCAACGTGCTAAACGGCGCGATGTTGTACTGGCCTAGCGAGCGGGTGTGGTACGTGGAGGGCTATGCCCTTGACCAATTCGCCGCTGGGGTGTGGGGGTTGCAGCCGGTGCATGACCAGCGCATCGGCGTGGTGCTAGACAGCGGCATCGAACCCGACCTCCAGCTACGGCACCAGCAGGTGATGCAGGCCGCTCAGGCCACCTTGGGACTCCCAATTGCCGGTTGGGTGCAGACGGACACACCGCTTGGGGTGACCTTGCAGAAGGCTACTTCCGGGGCGACTTGGGGGACGATTGCTCAGCCGGACAGTTTACTGCGTGCCGTCGGCACCCTGAAGGAACGCTATCGGGTGACTGCTGTGGCGGTGGTGGCCCGATTTCCTGAGGTGGAGGCGGCCCAACTCCAGGACTACCGCCAAGGACGAGGCGTGGACCCCTTGGCGGGAGCGGAGGCCATCATCAGCCATCTGGTGGTGCGCACGTTTCAACTGCCCTGCGCCCATGCGCCGGCGGTGCGCCCCTTGCCTTTGGACCCCACGGTGGACCCCCGCGCAGCGGCGGAGGAGCTGGGGTACACCTTTTTGCCGTCGGTGCTGGTGGGCCTGAGTCGCGCGCCGAGCTATGTGACCCAACGCACCGCTGGGAGTCTGTGGACCGATGCCGTGGACGCGGTGGTGGTACCGGCGACCGCCTGCGGTGGCGCTGCAGTTTTGCATTGGGCGGCGCAGGGGAAGCGGGTGATTGCGGTGTCGGAAAACGTCTCCCGCATGGCCGTTTCTCCCGAGGCATTAGACATTCCCGCCATCCAAGTCGCTTCCTACCTAGAGGCCATCGGGGTGGTAGCAGCTCACAAAGCGGGTGTGGACTGGCGCTGGTGTGGCCGGAGATACGCCCCATGA
- the hemL gene encoding glutamate-1-semialdehyde 2,1-aminomutase, producing the protein MVATAWNTTESQRIFARAQELMPGGVSSPVRAFKSVGGQPIVFDRVQGAYIWDVDGNRYIDYVGTWGPAICGHAHPEVIQAICDAAWKGTSFGAPSRQENILAEMVIAAVPSIEMVRFVNSGTEACMGALRLARAFTGREKIIKFEGCYHGHADMFLVKAGSGVATLGLPDSPGVPKSVTAATLTAPYNDLDAVKALFAQYPGEIAAVVLEPVVGNAGFILPEREFLVGLRELTEREGALLVFDEVMTGFRIRYGGAQEYFGIKPDLTTLGKIIGGGLPVGAYGGRKDIMQMVAPAGPMYQAGTLSGNPLAMTAGIKTLELLQRPGVYEQLERITTRLVQGLQAIADELGHPMCSGSLGGMFGFFFTRGPVKNYAQAKTSDLQKFSRFHRGMLERGVYLAPSQFEAGFTSLAHTEADIDATLAAAREVLSELPR; encoded by the coding sequence ATGGTTGCCACAGCTTGGAATACCACGGAATCCCAGCGCATCTTTGCCCGCGCCCAAGAGTTAATGCCGGGGGGCGTCAGTTCGCCCGTGCGGGCGTTTAAGTCGGTAGGAGGCCAGCCCATCGTGTTTGACCGGGTGCAGGGGGCCTACATCTGGGACGTGGATGGCAACCGGTACATTGACTACGTGGGCACCTGGGGGCCAGCCATTTGTGGGCACGCCCATCCCGAAGTGATCCAAGCTATTTGCGACGCTGCCTGGAAAGGTACCAGTTTTGGCGCACCCAGTCGTCAGGAAAACATCCTGGCGGAGATGGTGATTGCAGCGGTGCCCAGCATCGAAATGGTGCGCTTTGTGAACTCGGGGACGGAAGCGTGCATGGGGGCACTACGGCTGGCGCGGGCGTTTACCGGGCGGGAGAAAATCATCAAGTTTGAAGGTTGCTACCACGGCCATGCGGATATGTTTTTGGTCAAGGCTGGGTCGGGGGTGGCTACGTTGGGGTTGCCGGATTCGCCGGGCGTGCCCAAGTCGGTAACGGCTGCGACGCTAACCGCACCCTATAACGACTTAGACGCTGTGAAGGCTTTATTTGCCCAGTATCCGGGGGAAATTGCCGCCGTGGTGCTGGAACCGGTGGTGGGGAATGCCGGTTTTATCCTGCCGGAGCGGGAGTTCCTGGTGGGCCTGCGGGAGCTAACGGAACGGGAAGGCGCCCTGTTGGTGTTTGACGAGGTGATGACGGGGTTTCGGATTCGCTACGGGGGCGCGCAGGAATACTTCGGCATCAAACCGGATTTGACGACGCTAGGCAAGATCATTGGCGGTGGGTTGCCCGTGGGGGCCTATGGCGGTCGCAAAGACATCATGCAGATGGTAGCGCCGGCGGGTCCCATGTACCAAGCGGGAACGCTTTCGGGGAATCCCCTGGCGATGACGGCGGGGATTAAGACGCTCGAACTCCTGCAACGGCCGGGGGTCTATGAGCAGTTGGAGCGCATCACGACCCGCTTGGTGCAGGGGTTGCAGGCGATTGCCGATGAGCTGGGTCACCCGATGTGCAGTGGCAGCTTGGGGGGCATGTTTGGCTTCTTCTTCACCCGCGGCCCGGTCAAAAACTACGCGCAGGCGAAAACGTCGGATTTGCAAAAGTTCAGCCGGTTCCACCGGGGAATGCTGGAGCGGGGGGTGTATCTAGCCCCATCCCAATTTGAGGCGGGATTCACCAGCCTGGCCCACACGGAGGCCGACATTGATGCCACCTTGGCGGCAGCCCGCGAAGTCCTGAGTGAATTGCCTCGCTAA
- a CDS encoding phosphoglycerate kinase — MAKKTVASLTEADLAGKRVLVRVDFNVPLDKEQRITDDTRIRAALPTIQYLRERGAKVILCSHLGRPFQKDKNTGEVKLVKEGNSLAPVAARLAELLGTDVQFAPDCIGEAAQRVVQNLQNGQVALLENVRFYAEEEANDPAFAQKLAALADLYVNDAFGTAHRAHASTERVAHYLKPAVAGFLIEKELQYLQGAIENPRRPLAAIIGGSKVSSKIGVIEALLEKVDRLILGGGMIFTFYLAQGLRVGKSLVETDKVELAKNLMAKAQARGIQLLLPTDVVVADKFAPDAQAQTVPVTAIPDEWMGLDIGPASVEQIRQALQGCQTVVWNGPMGVFEFERFAAGTRAVAQILADLTAQGCTTIIGGGDSVAAVEQAGLADRMSHISTGGGASLELLEGKVLPGIAALEEA, encoded by the coding sequence GTGGCGAAAAAAACAGTGGCTAGTTTGACCGAGGCTGACCTGGCGGGCAAGCGGGTTTTGGTGCGGGTGGACTTTAACGTGCCCCTGGATAAAGAACAGCGGATTACCGACGATACACGGATTCGGGCAGCGCTGCCTACCATCCAATACCTACGGGAACGGGGGGCTAAGGTCATCCTGTGCAGTCACCTGGGACGGCCGTTTCAAAAGGACAAAAACACGGGCGAGGTGAAACTGGTCAAGGAGGGCAACAGTCTAGCCCCTGTCGCCGCCCGTTTAGCTGAGTTGCTGGGTACAGACGTCCAATTTGCCCCCGATTGTATCGGTGAAGCGGCCCAGCGGGTGGTGCAAAACCTACAAAATGGGCAAGTGGCGCTCCTGGAAAATGTGCGTTTCTACGCCGAAGAGGAGGCCAACGACCCTGCTTTTGCCCAGAAATTAGCCGCCTTGGCCGACCTGTACGTGAATGACGCCTTTGGGACGGCCCACCGCGCCCACGCCTCCACCGAAAGGGTTGCCCACTATTTGAAGCCCGCCGTAGCAGGATTTCTGATTGAGAAGGAGTTGCAGTACCTACAGGGGGCGATTGAAAATCCCCGGCGGCCCTTAGCGGCCATCATCGGTGGGTCGAAGGTGTCGAGCAAGATTGGGGTGATCGAGGCGCTACTGGAAAAGGTGGACCGCCTGATTCTCGGCGGCGGCATGATTTTTACCTTCTACCTGGCCCAGGGGTTGCGCGTCGGCAAATCCCTGGTGGAAACAGACAAGGTGGAGCTGGCAAAAAACCTGATGGCCAAGGCCCAGGCGCGGGGGATCCAATTGCTGTTGCCGACAGATGTGGTGGTCGCCGACAAGTTTGCCCCGGATGCCCAGGCCCAAACCGTACCGGTGACGGCGATCCCCGACGAGTGGATGGGGTTAGACATTGGGCCAGCGTCAGTGGAACAAATCCGTCAGGCGTTGCAGGGGTGTCAGACGGTGGTGTGGAATGGGCCGATGGGCGTGTTTGAGTTTGAGCGGTTTGCCGCTGGCACGCGAGCGGTGGCCCAAATTCTCGCGGATTTGACCGCCCAGGGCTGCACGACGATTATTGGTGGGGGGGATTCGGTGGCCGCTGTGGAACAGGCGGGACTGGCTGACCGCATGAGCCATATTTCTACCGGCGGGGGTGCTAGCCTGGAATTGCTCGAGGGCAAGGTTTTACCGGGGATTGCGGCCCTGGAGGAGGCGTAG
- a CDS encoding CPBP family intramembrane metalloprotease, translated as MTTTPRLSRWEILVAMGLTAVVLLLVARLWQFFDPLAQSPWAWRLPDLGWGVALGLGITGLSRLVYRLWPSYRACSEDYMALVLKPLVWPDLLWLALLPALSEEFLFRGVILPAVQPPWLGLVVSSAGFGLLHMGGWRQWPYGLWASLIGFALGSAVLWRENLLVAVVAHGVTNGVSAALWKWQHRTDN; from the coding sequence ATGACCACGACGCCCCGGTTGTCCCGCTGGGAAATTTTAGTGGCGATGGGCCTTACCGCCGTGGTCCTGTTGTTGGTGGCGCGCCTGTGGCAATTTTTTGACCCCCTGGCCCAATCCCCCTGGGCTTGGCGGCTCCCGGACCTGGGCTGGGGCGTGGCCCTTGGGCTGGGCATTACCGGGTTGAGCCGGTTGGTGTACCGCCTGTGGCCGAGCTACCGCGCCTGTAGCGAGGACTACATGGCCTTAGTGTTGAAGCCCCTGGTCTGGCCGGACTTGCTGTGGCTAGCCCTGCTCCCGGCCCTGAGCGAAGAATTCCTGTTCCGTGGGGTGATTTTGCCAGCGGTCCAGCCTCCGTGGCTGGGGCTAGTAGTCAGCAGTGCCGGTTTTGGCCTGTTGCACATGGGCGGGTGGCGCCAATGGCCCTACGGTCTCTGGGCCAGTCTCATCGGTTTTGCACTGGGGAGCGCCGTGCTCTGGCGGGAGAATCTGCTGGTGGCGGTCGTAGCCCACGGGGTCACCAATGGGGTGTCGGCGGCCCTGTGGAAATGGCAACACCGAACGGACAACTAA
- a CDS encoding protein phosphatase 2C domain-containing protein produces MDNLECSNPSCYSLNPETQLFCQVCGAPLETVFLWVPGEPLQETDLERPYRERYRLRGEHILLDVQPGRPPLSVDTVPIEAQPYLRLFPWRLHLPQIYAVMPVGGQLRLLLSQVPLLTKEYSEPPPHPKPVQPFGVAWTNATAFRQLNWLWQIARLWPVLNYQQVASSLLKPQLLRVEGPVLRLRELAPDPEPVSLAQLGELLQRLVPTARSEVREPLAQWCEAMIQQQITSAEEWLQQIEQRLALWRETWNSQVTVIAQTDPGPTRRRNEDACYPKAHSPQALPLAIVCDGIGGHEGGDQAANLAVESVSQHLNPHLLAKLDTKLIAEELATVVCQANERIAQVNNQQQRQERQRMGTTLTLAFIRDYDVFVANVGDSRAYWITRSGCYQMTTDDDVASREVRLGYSLYPQALRQPAAGALVQALGISASSVLHPAVQRFLLDEDSVFLLCSDGLSDNNLVDQHWQWEILPILTGERDLVTAAQRLIQLANRRNGHDNVTVVLLHYQVLPAKTAASGPAAEPATQGQRRPPLPPPPPPAEPVTRGRPVRPLPRSLPPAPRRPSPLWLMGLLAGLLTLSAGVGLWWHEQRATRDDPLQVTASTLARFSSEPTVITAPGRVSALAIDPQGKQIAVGSDDGGIYLWQLPAGQRQRLLRSAGLPVMGLAFVRQGEQLVSSDRAGLELWRVPSGRPLEPLAAPKGVITAMASDGTGRFLAVGDANGTIYLWDLQLPTTGPTFRQDLPELGKIDALAVSPAGRLVAAGSQSQSVVEVWEVLPRQRRYRLTHPELRQGIWSLAFRGDGRVLAAGSGVDGRVLLWDMAQGNRLRTLRASGIVYDLLFSPDKALLFTATGTVGAPAITVWNPATGREVQTLTGHLEAVKLLAITPDGRLLISAGDDNQVRLWSAQD; encoded by the coding sequence ATGGACAACCTAGAATGTTCCAACCCTAGTTGCTACAGCCTGAATCCTGAGACCCAACTCTTTTGTCAGGTCTGTGGGGCACCTCTGGAGACGGTTTTTCTGTGGGTTCCGGGTGAGCCGTTGCAGGAGACAGACCTAGAGCGTCCCTACCGAGAGCGCTACCGCCTGCGGGGAGAACATATCCTATTGGATGTGCAACCGGGGCGACCGCCGCTGAGTGTCGATACCGTTCCCATCGAGGCCCAGCCCTACCTGCGGTTATTTCCCTGGCGGCTGCACTTACCCCAGATTTACGCAGTGATGCCGGTGGGGGGCCAGTTGCGACTGTTGCTGTCCCAGGTGCCGCTGTTGACTAAGGAGTACAGCGAACCACCCCCTCATCCCAAGCCCGTGCAACCGTTCGGCGTGGCCTGGACCAACGCAACGGCGTTTCGGCAACTGAACTGGCTGTGGCAAATAGCCCGTCTCTGGCCGGTATTGAACTATCAGCAAGTGGCCAGCAGCCTGTTGAAACCGCAACTGCTGCGGGTCGAAGGGCCGGTGCTGCGCTTGCGGGAGTTGGCGCCCGACCCGGAGCCGGTCTCCTTGGCTCAGTTGGGAGAGCTGCTGCAGCGCCTGGTGCCGACCGCCCGCTCGGAGGTGCGCGAACCCTTGGCCCAGTGGTGCGAAGCCATGATCCAGCAGCAGATCACCAGCGCCGAAGAGTGGCTCCAGCAGATTGAACAGCGGCTTGCCCTGTGGCGGGAGACCTGGAACAGCCAAGTGACGGTCATAGCCCAGACAGACCCCGGACCCACGCGCCGCCGTAACGAGGATGCCTGTTACCCCAAAGCCCATAGCCCTCAGGCGTTACCCCTGGCGATTGTCTGCGACGGCATTGGCGGCCACGAAGGGGGAGACCAGGCGGCCAATCTGGCCGTTGAGTCCGTCAGTCAGCATCTCAATCCCCACCTGCTGGCCAAACTGGACACCAAGCTTATCGCTGAAGAACTGGCCACCGTGGTCTGCCAGGCCAACGAGCGCATTGCCCAGGTCAACAACCAGCAACAACGCCAAGAACGGCAACGCATGGGCACCACCCTGACTCTGGCGTTCATCCGGGATTACGACGTGTTTGTTGCCAACGTGGGTGATAGCCGCGCCTACTGGATCACTCGCTCGGGTTGCTACCAAATGACCACCGACGACGATGTGGCGTCGCGGGAGGTGCGGCTGGGGTACAGTCTTTACCCGCAAGCGTTACGGCAACCGGCGGCGGGCGCCTTGGTGCAGGCCCTGGGTATCAGCGCCTCCAGCGTCCTCCACCCGGCGGTTCAGCGGTTTCTGCTGGACGAAGACAGCGTTTTTCTCCTGTGCTCCGACGGCCTGAGCGACAACAACTTGGTGGACCAGCACTGGCAATGGGAAATTCTGCCAATTCTAACCGGTGAACGGGATTTGGTCACCGCCGCCCAGCGGCTGATCCAACTGGCCAACCGGCGCAACGGCCATGACAACGTGACAGTGGTGTTGCTGCATTACCAGGTCTTGCCCGCGAAGACAGCAGCCAGTGGCCCGGCTGCAGAACCAGCGACTCAAGGGCAACGCCGACCGCCTCTACCGCCGCCGCCCCCACCGGCGGAACCCGTGACCCGTGGACGTCCCGTGCGACCGCTTCCCCGCTCCCTGCCACCGGCGCCTCGTCGGCCTTCGCCCCTTTGGTTGATGGGACTGCTGGCGGGCCTGTTGACATTGTCGGCTGGTGTGGGGTTGTGGTGGCATGAGCAGCGGGCGACCCGCGACGACCCGCTCCAGGTAACCGCGTCCACCCTGGCCCGTTTCTCCAGCGAACCAACGGTTATCACCGCACCGGGGCGGGTCAGCGCCCTAGCAATTGACCCTCAAGGCAAACAAATTGCGGTTGGGAGTGATGATGGCGGCATTTATCTCTGGCAACTGCCGGCGGGCCAACGGCAACGTCTGCTCCGCTCTGCGGGACTGCCGGTGATGGGGCTGGCCTTTGTGCGCCAAGGGGAACAGTTGGTCAGCTCTGACCGCGCGGGGCTAGAGCTGTGGAGGGTCCCCAGTGGCCGCCCTTTAGAACCCCTGGCAGCTCCCAAGGGCGTGATTACCGCTATGGCCAGTGATGGCACTGGGCGGTTTCTAGCGGTGGGGGATGCCAACGGCACGATTTACCTGTGGGATTTGCAGCTTCCCACCACCGGTCCCACCTTCCGCCAAGACCTACCGGAACTGGGGAAGATTGATGCGCTAGCGGTGAGCCCGGCGGGCCGGCTCGTGGCAGCGGGTAGTCAGAGCCAGTCTGTGGTAGAGGTGTGGGAGGTGCTCCCGCGCCAACGCCGTTACAGGTTGACCCACCCCGAACTGCGCCAGGGCATCTGGTCGCTGGCGTTTCGTGGGGATGGGCGTGTGCTCGCCGCCGGCAGTGGCGTAGACGGGCGGGTATTGCTGTGGGATATGGCCCAGGGCAACCGGTTGCGCACCCTGAGGGCCTCCGGCATCGTGTACGACCTGCTATTTAGCCCCGATAAAGCGCTGCTGTTCACGGCGACCGGAACGGTGGGTGCCCCGGCGATCACGGTGTGGAACCCCGCCACCGGCAGGGAAGTGCAGACCCTGACGGGCCATCTAGAGGCGGTCAAACTCCTAGCCATCACACCCGATGGTCGGTTGCTCATCTCCGCTGGGGATGACAACCAAGTGCGGCTCTGGTCAGCCCAGGACTAA
- a CDS encoding pre-16S rRNA-processing nuclease YqgF → MPVILGFDPGRDKCGVAVRSAQGEWLFHQVVPAADTLALLRRLYHQYQPEVVVMGNQTTAQPWRQRLQEWLPGVMVALVDERFSTLEAQQRYWEVYPARGWRQLLPRRLRPLPGPVDDVAAMILVERYCQQHG, encoded by the coding sequence ATGCCGGTGATTTTGGGGTTTGACCCTGGACGCGATAAATGTGGCGTGGCGGTGCGCTCAGCCCAAGGGGAATGGCTGTTCCATCAAGTGGTGCCGGCGGCGGACACCCTGGCCTTGCTCCGGCGCTTGTACCATCAGTACCAGCCTGAAGTGGTGGTAATGGGCAATCAAACGACGGCGCAACCCTGGCGACAACGGCTCCAGGAATGGCTCCCCGGCGTGATGGTTGCCTTGGTGGATGAGCGGTTTAGTACCCTGGAAGCCCAGCAACGGTACTGGGAGGTCTATCCGGCGCGGGGATGGCGACAACTGTTGCCCCGGCGGCTGCGGCCCTTGCCCGGCCCGGTGGATGACGTGGCGGCCATGATTCTGGTCGAACGCTATTGCCAGCAGCATGGCTGA
- the pstA gene encoding phosphate ABC transporter permease PstA, with protein MMLRRLRDWLLSTLVTLALVLVLGVLGAILGYVSYRGMAQWLRDGWTVLTALPPAPLDATGGLGPALVGSAVLLTLATLMALPVSVLAAVYLSEFCPWPWLASGLNLGLEVLAGLPSILVGVFVFGVMIVHTRRFSALAGALALALIMLPILTTTTRLALAAVPQEMRQAAWALGATRWQMVTRILLPQAWPGLRTGLTLALARAAGETAPLLFTALFSRHYLPLRELGPEALLTQPVASLPVLIYTFALSPFANQQELAWAAALVLIAVVLGLNWLAQAGTVKG; from the coding sequence ATGATGCTGCGACGGCTGCGGGATTGGCTCCTATCCACCCTAGTAACCTTGGCGCTGGTGCTAGTGTTGGGGGTGCTAGGTGCCATTTTGGGTTATGTGAGTTATCGCGGCATGGCGCAATGGCTCCGAGACGGCTGGACAGTGTTGACGGCGTTACCACCGGCGCCTTTAGATGCTACAGGAGGACTCGGACCAGCCTTGGTGGGTAGTGCGGTGTTGTTAACCCTGGCGACGCTGATGGCGCTGCCGGTGTCGGTGTTGGCGGCGGTGTATTTGAGCGAGTTTTGTCCCTGGCCGTGGTTGGCAAGCGGGCTGAACCTGGGACTGGAGGTGCTAGCGGGATTGCCGTCCATTCTGGTGGGGGTGTTTGTGTTTGGCGTGATGATTGTCCATACCCGGCGGTTCTCGGCGCTGGCAGGCGCGTTAGCCCTTGCCCTGATCATGCTGCCGATTCTCACGACCACAACGCGGTTGGCTCTCGCGGCGGTGCCCCAAGAGATGCGCCAGGCGGCCTGGGCGTTGGGAGCGACCCGCTGGCAAATGGTGACTCGCATTCTCTTGCCCCAGGCGTGGCCGGGATTGCGCACCGGTTTAACGCTGGCCCTGGCGCGGGCGGCGGGCGAAACGGCTCCCCTGCTGTTCACAGCTTTGTTTTCCCGGCATTATTTGCCCCTGCGAGAATTAGGCCCCGAAGCCCTGCTGACGCAACCGGTAGCGTCCTTGCCGGTACTGATTTACACCTTTGCGCTATCGCCCTTTGCCAACCAGCAGGAATTGGCCTGGGCCGCCGCCTTGGTGTTGATTGCCGTTGTACTGGGGTTGAACTGGCTGGCGCAGGCGGGGACCGTCAAGGGATGA
- the gatB gene encoding Asp-tRNA(Asn)/Glu-tRNA(Gln) amidotransferase subunit GatB has protein sequence MSATVATRYETIIGLEIHCQLQTATKIFCGCSTAFGAPPNTQVCPVCLGHPGVLPVLNEQVLVYAVKTALALNCTIAPYSKFDRKQYFYPDLPKNYQISQYDLPIATNGWLEIELPDAQGNFYRKRVTIQRLHMEEDAGKLVHAGAERLSGSDYSLVDFNRAGVPLCEIVSGPDLRSGAEAAEYAQELRRIVRYLGVCDGNMQEGSLRCDVNISVRPVGETRFGTKVEIKNLNSFNALQRAIDYEAKRQIAALEKGEPIIQETRLWDEAGQRTVSMRSKEGASDYRYFPEPDLPPIQLTPEQIERWRQELPELPAAKRHRYQEELHLSAYDARLLTDERSFAEYFEAVVAAGADPKQAANWLTGDVTAWLKAQKRDIRDLACQPQELAELIGLIQAGTISGKIAKDLLPELLTQGGSPKALVEARGLTQVSDPALLNAWIDEVLAAHPQELQQYRAGKTKLFGFFVGKVMQHSKGRADPKRTNELLKQKLAD, from the coding sequence ATGAGTGCGACTGTTGCCACCCGTTACGAAACCATCATCGGGCTGGAAATTCACTGCCAGCTCCAGACAGCCACGAAGATTTTTTGCGGCTGTTCGACGGCCTTTGGCGCGCCCCCCAATACCCAGGTTTGCCCCGTCTGTTTAGGCCATCCCGGCGTCCTACCGGTGTTGAACGAGCAGGTGCTGGTGTACGCGGTGAAAACGGCCCTGGCCCTCAACTGCACCATTGCCCCCTACAGCAAATTCGACCGCAAGCAGTACTTCTATCCCGACCTGCCCAAGAACTACCAAATCTCCCAGTACGATTTGCCGATTGCCACCAACGGCTGGCTGGAAATCGAGTTGCCGGATGCCCAGGGGAACTTCTACCGCAAGCGGGTGACTATCCAGCGGCTGCACATGGAAGAGGATGCCGGCAAGCTCGTCCACGCGGGAGCGGAACGGCTGTCGGGGTCCGACTATTCGCTGGTGGATTTCAACCGAGCGGGTGTGCCCCTGTGCGAGATTGTCAGCGGGCCAGATTTGCGCTCTGGGGCCGAAGCGGCGGAATACGCCCAGGAATTGCGCCGGATTGTCCGGTATCTGGGGGTGTGCGACGGCAACATGCAGGAGGGGTCCCTGCGCTGCGACGTAAATATCTCCGTGCGTCCCGTAGGGGAAACCCGCTTCGGCACGAAGGTGGAGATCAAAAACCTGAACTCATTCAACGCGCTCCAACGGGCGATTGACTACGAGGCCAAACGGCAGATTGCCGCCCTGGAAAAGGGGGAACCCATTATCCAGGAAACGCGGCTGTGGGATGAGGCGGGACAGCGCACCGTGAGCATGCGCAGCAAAGAAGGCGCGAGCGATTACCGCTACTTCCCAGAACCGGATTTGCCCCCTATTCAACTCACGCCCGAACAAATCGAGCGCTGGCGGCAAGAACTTCCCGAACTCCCGGCGGCCAAACGCCATCGCTATCAGGAGGAACTGCATTTATCGGCCTACGACGCCCGCCTGTTGACCGATGAACGCTCCTTCGCTGAGTACTTCGAGGCGGTGGTGGCGGCGGGGGCCGACCCCAAACAGGCGGCCAACTGGTTGACCGGCGATGTGACGGCCTGGCTCAAGGCCCAGAAACGGGACATCCGCGACCTGGCCTGCCAGCCCCAGGAGCTGGCGGAGTTGATTGGGTTAATCCAGGCGGGTACGATTAGCGGCAAGATTGCCAAGGACCTGCTGCCGGAGTTGCTGACCCAGGGGGGGTCTCCGAAGGCCCTGGTAGAAGCGCGGGGGCTAACCCAGGTGTCGGATCCCGCCCTTCTGAACGCCTGGATTGACGAGGTGTTGGCCGCCCATCCCCAAGAACTCCAGCAGTACCGCGCCGGCAAAACCAAACTGTTTGGCTTTTTCGTGGGCAAGGTCATGCAGCACTCCAAGGGGCGGGCCGACCCTAAGCGCACCAACGAATTGTTGAAACAAAAACTAGCCGACTGA
- a CDS encoding universal stress protein, producing MFHKVLLALDRNREPLEPGLKLVTFCDAELTLLAVAATDAEVTDTEDWLREVEASVQNRGIKVHSLVRVGQPAFVICDVADELNADLIIMGCRGTGLTEEGMAESVSIRVINLAPCPVLVIP from the coding sequence ATGTTTCACAAAGTTCTGTTGGCGTTGGACCGCAACCGGGAACCCCTGGAGCCAGGTCTGAAACTAGTGACGTTTTGCGACGCTGAATTGACCTTATTGGCAGTCGCCGCAACCGATGCCGAGGTAACTGACACGGAGGACTGGTTGCGGGAGGTTGAAGCGAGTGTGCAAAACAGGGGCATTAAGGTTCATAGCTTGGTGCGGGTTGGGCAACCGGCATTTGTCATTTGCGATGTGGCTGACGAGCTGAACGCGGATTTGATCATCATGGGCTGCCGGGGCACAGGTTTGACGGAGGAAGGCATGGCAGAAAGCGTGAGCATCCGGGTGATCAATCTCGCGCCCTGTCCGGTGCTGGTCATCCCTTGA
- a CDS encoding FHA domain-containing protein produces MSEAPRERHLLIVHDDDGSRAIALEAATYSIGRDPSNAIVLKSKTVSRRHAILLRLPNPATKGYRYRLIDGDAQGNRSANGTRVNGQLWTSGELKDGDAISFGDVEARYSIVYMTDEEFKKHTETVDFRSIKSATVNTEETQMF; encoded by the coding sequence ATGAGCGAGGCGCCCCGCGAGCGGCATTTACTAATCGTTCACGACGATGATGGGTCTCGGGCGATTGCCCTGGAAGCAGCGACCTACTCCATAGGGCGCGACCCAAGCAATGCCATTGTGCTCAAATCCAAGACCGTCTCGCGGCGTCATGCCATCCTATTACGCCTTCCCAACCCAGCAACCAAGGGCTATCGCTACCGCTTGATAGATGGAGACGCCCAGGGCAACCGCAGCGCCAACGGCACCCGCGTTAACGGCCAGCTTTGGACCTCGGGGGAACTCAAAGATGGAGATGCCATCAGCTTTGGGGATGTGGAAGCCCGCTATTCCATCGTTTACATGACTGATGAGGAATTCAAAAAACACACTGAAACCGTTGACTTTCGCAGCATCAAGTCGGCGACGGTCAACACTGAAGAAACCCAGATGTTTTAG